The following are from one region of the Halolamina litorea genome:
- a CDS encoding amino acid permease: MKELERDLGLPSVLAISIGAMIGSGIFILPALALEIAGPAVILAYLLAGVLVVPAALSKSEMATAMPEAGGTYIYIERGMGPLLGTIAGVGTWFSLSFKGALALVGGVPYLLLLFDLPMKPVALGLATLLILVNLVGAKQTGRLQVAIVVVMLAALGWFAAGSAPQVQTGNYANFFADGIGGLLAATGLVFVSYAGVTKVASVAEEVENPGRNIPLGILGSLAFTTLLYVAIVAVLVGVTDPGAVAGSATPVAVAAEVTLGNAGVFAVILAAILALVSTANAGILSSSRYPFAMSRDKLAPPSFSTVSDRLGTPVNSITLTGAVLLALIAFVPILDIAKLASAFQIMVFALINVAVIAFREGTVEYEPEFTSPLYPWVQVFGAVTSVGLLTQMGTVPLVGAAVIVVASGLWYGVYVRPRVDREGAAAGAIRQQVTDGALSAVGSPEATHEVLVALTKRMEQRREQALVGLASDLVREEDGRVVVVRFEEVPDQAPLTEDAAVQSTADRSFERRVEALGEEFGVEVEADEIVSHDTKHAIVNVAKRRGVDAVVAEHEPLRLRSRLFGDPIDWVVRHAPCDVLLVDSADPTTPEDVVVTGDGGVFPASAIHVAEAVADGRGTGITLWSEAGDPAALADRRGELASTLATTVDAESIRADRPLPETDLLIRRGVDHRLRGALFDDDPQFTGAAATTVTVHPRESRRPPLVRRLLERFVA; this comes from the coding sequence ATGAAGGAGCTCGAACGAGACCTCGGCCTGCCGTCGGTCCTCGCCATCAGCATCGGCGCCATGATCGGCAGCGGCATCTTCATCCTGCCGGCGCTGGCGCTCGAAATCGCCGGACCCGCAGTGATCCTCGCGTACCTGCTCGCGGGCGTCCTCGTCGTCCCCGCGGCGCTCTCGAAGTCCGAGATGGCGACCGCGATGCCGGAAGCCGGCGGGACCTACATCTACATCGAGCGCGGCATGGGGCCGCTGCTGGGCACCATCGCCGGCGTCGGGACGTGGTTCTCCCTGTCGTTCAAGGGCGCGCTGGCGCTCGTCGGCGGCGTCCCGTACCTGCTGCTCCTGTTCGACCTGCCGATGAAGCCGGTCGCGCTGGGGCTGGCGACGCTGTTGATCCTCGTGAACCTCGTGGGCGCCAAACAGACCGGGCGACTGCAGGTCGCCATCGTCGTCGTGATGCTCGCGGCGCTGGGCTGGTTCGCCGCCGGGAGCGCCCCGCAGGTCCAGACCGGCAACTACGCGAACTTCTTCGCCGACGGCATCGGCGGGCTGCTGGCGGCGACGGGGCTGGTGTTCGTCTCCTACGCCGGCGTCACCAAAGTCGCGAGCGTCGCCGAGGAGGTCGAGAACCCCGGTCGGAACATCCCGCTCGGCATCCTCGGCTCGCTCGCGTTCACGACCCTCCTCTACGTCGCCATCGTCGCCGTCCTCGTCGGCGTCACCGACCCCGGCGCCGTCGCGGGCTCGGCAACCCCCGTCGCGGTGGCCGCTGAGGTCACGCTCGGCAACGCGGGCGTGTTCGCGGTGATCCTCGCGGCGATTCTCGCGCTCGTGTCGACGGCCAACGCGGGGATCCTCTCCTCCTCGCGCTACCCCTTCGCCATGAGCCGGGACAAGCTCGCACCGCCGTCGTTCTCGACGGTCAGCGATCGGCTGGGGACGCCCGTGAACTCGATCACGCTGACCGGCGCGGTGCTGCTGGCGCTGATCGCGTTCGTCCCCATCCTCGACATCGCGAAGCTCGCGAGCGCGTTCCAGATCATGGTGTTCGCCCTGATCAACGTCGCCGTGATCGCGTTCCGCGAGGGGACCGTCGAGTACGAGCCGGAGTTCACCTCGCCGCTCTACCCGTGGGTGCAGGTCTTCGGCGCGGTGACCAGCGTCGGCCTGTTGACCCAGATGGGCACGGTCCCGCTGGTGGGCGCGGCAGTGATCGTGGTGGCGAGCGGGCTGTGGTACGGCGTCTACGTCCGGCCGCGTGTGGACCGCGAGGGTGCCGCCGCGGGCGCGATCCGCCAGCAGGTCACCGATGGGGCGCTCTCGGCGGTCGGCTCGCCCGAGGCGACCCACGAGGTGCTGGTCGCGCTCACCAAGCGGATGGAGCAGCGCCGCGAGCAGGCGCTCGTCGGGCTCGCCTCCGACCTCGTGCGAGAGGAGGACGGCCGCGTGGTCGTCGTCCGCTTCGAGGAGGTACCGGACCAGGCCCCCCTGACCGAGGATGCCGCCGTCCAGTCCACCGCCGACCGCTCCTTCGAGCGCCGGGTCGAGGCGCTGGGCGAGGAGTTCGGCGTCGAGGTCGAGGCCGACGAGATCGTGAGCCACGACACCAAACACGCGATCGTCAACGTCGCGAAGCGCCGCGGCGTCGACGCCGTCGTCGCCGAACACGAGCCGCTCCGACTGCGCTCGCGGCTGTTCGGCGACCCCATCGACTGGGTGGTCCGGCACGCGCCGTGTGACGTGCTGCTCGTCGACAGCGCCGACCCGACGACGCCGGAGGACGTGGTCGTGACGGGCGACGGCGGGGTGTTCCCGGCCTCGGCGATCCACGTCGCCGAGGCCGTCGCCGACGGCCGCGGGACGGGCATCACGCTGTGGTCCGAAGCCGGAGATCCGGCCGCGTTGGCGGACCGGCGCGGGGAGCTCGCGTCGACGCTCGCAACCACCGTCGACGCCGAGTCGATCCGAGCCGACCGGCCGCTGCCCGAGACGGACCTGCTGATCCGGCGCGGGGTCGACCACCGGCTCCGCGGGGCGTTGTTCGACGACGACCCGCAGTTCACCGGCGCCGCGGCGACGACGGTAACCGTCCACCCACGGGAGAGCCGTCGACCACCCCTGGTCCGGCGGCTGCTCGAACGGTTCGTCGCGTGA
- a CDS encoding Lrp/AsnC family transcriptional regulator, which yields MKDGELDDVDRHILYYLQQDARGTSSSEIAEKLDLSASTVRTRISKLEDSGIIRGYHLDIDYDLAGYPLYTKIICTAPIPERDELANAARKIRGVTAVREIMTGERNVYVNTIGRDHDDLNRISEDLDALGLEIVDEQIIRDEYVCPYHGFLEGDEECE from the coding sequence ATGAAAGACGGAGAGCTGGACGACGTGGACCGACACATTCTCTACTACCTCCAGCAGGACGCACGCGGCACCTCCTCCAGCGAGATCGCGGAGAAGTTGGACCTCTCGGCGAGCACCGTCCGCACCCGGATCAGCAAGCTCGAAGACAGCGGTATCATCCGAGGCTACCACCTCGATATCGACTACGACCTCGCGGGCTACCCGCTCTACACCAAGATCATCTGTACCGCGCCGATCCCCGAACGCGACGAACTCGCGAACGCGGCCCGGAAGATCCGCGGCGTGACCGCGGTGCGGGAGATCATGACCGGCGAGCGGAACGTCTACGTCAACACGATCGGTCGCGACCACGACGACCTGAACCGGATCAGCGAGGACCTCGACGCGCTGGGCCTCGAGATCGTCGACGAGCAGATCATCCGCGACGAGTACGTCTGTCCGTACCACGGGTTCCTCGAAGGCGACGAGGAGTGCGAATAG
- a CDS encoding aldo/keto reductase, with protein MQDISRLGFGTYENDDPEQCTESVRTALNVGYEHVDTAQSYGNEAAVGDGIAESDVDGEDVFVATKLSTENLAYDDAVESAHESVERLGVDSIDLLYVHWPINTYDPEGTIEALNDLHADGVVDAVGLSNFRIDQLDAAIERLDPPLAAHQVECHPMLPQEDLRAHAVEHDYALVAYCPIARNQVADVPEIQAVAEKHDASPAQVSLAWLLSKENLVAIPKATGEAHIRDNWGARDLELDAEDIETIDGIDEHHRIVDFEAAPWNQ; from the coding sequence ATGCAGGACATCTCCCGACTCGGCTTCGGGACCTACGAGAACGACGACCCCGAACAGTGTACCGAGAGCGTCCGGACCGCGCTGAACGTCGGCTACGAGCACGTCGACACCGCCCAGAGCTACGGGAACGAGGCCGCCGTCGGCGACGGCATCGCCGAGAGCGACGTCGACGGCGAGGACGTCTTCGTCGCGACCAAGCTCTCGACGGAGAACCTCGCCTACGACGACGCCGTCGAGAGCGCCCACGAGAGCGTCGAACGGCTGGGCGTCGACTCCATCGACCTGCTCTACGTCCACTGGCCGATCAACACCTACGACCCCGAGGGGACGATCGAGGCGCTGAACGACCTCCACGCCGACGGCGTCGTCGACGCCGTGGGGCTGTCGAACTTCCGCATCGACCAACTCGACGCCGCCATCGAGCGCCTCGACCCGCCGCTCGCGGCCCACCAGGTCGAGTGCCACCCGATGCTGCCCCAGGAGGACCTCCGCGCCCACGCCGTCGAACACGACTACGCGCTCGTGGCGTACTGCCCCATCGCCCGCAATCAGGTCGCCGACGTCCCCGAGATCCAGGCGGTCGCCGAGAAGCACGACGCCTCGCCCGCGCAGGTCAGCCTCGCGTGGCTGCTCAGCAAGGAGAACCTCGTCGCGATCCCGAAGGCGACCGGCGAGGCCCACATCCGGGACAACTGGGGCGCTCGGGACCTCGAACTCGACGCCGAGGACATCGAGACGATCGACGGGATCGACGAGCACCACCGCATCGTCGACTTCGAGGCGGCGCCGTGGAACCAGTAG
- a CDS encoding CTP synthase, whose product MPTDPQRYDPDLGRKFVFVTGGVMSGLGKGITAASTGRLLKNAGFDVTAVKIDPYLNVDAGTMNPYQHGEVYVLKDGGEVDLDLGNYERFLGVDMTSDHNVTTGKVYQNVIESERAGDYLGETVQVIPHVTDDIKRRIREAAEGSDVCLIEIGGTVGDIEGMPYLEALRQFAHEEDEEDLLFAHVTLVPYSKNGEQKTKPTQHSVKELRSIGLQPDILVGRSENELDAHTKEKIALFCDVPTEAVFSNSDVEDIYHVPLMVEEEGLDEYVMERLNLTEEALPPEERSTEWRDLVTRERTETVDVALVGKYDLEDAYMSVHEALKHAGIERSAEVDVTWVDADEMADRHTERLEDADAIVVPGGFGSRGTEGKIEAIRYARENDVPFLGLCLGFQMAVVEHARNVLGLEGAHSAELDPDTPHPVIDLLPEQYEEEDMGGTMRLGSHDTDIDEGTLAAAVYGATSCTERHRHRYEVNPEYIPDLEADGLTFSGHAGNRMEIVERADHPFFLGTQFHPEFRSRPDRASPPFVGLIDAVLDERNDETEQEVSA is encoded by the coding sequence ATGCCGACGGACCCGCAGCGCTACGACCCCGACCTCGGCCGGAAGTTCGTCTTCGTTACCGGCGGGGTGATGTCCGGACTCGGCAAGGGCATCACCGCGGCGAGCACCGGCCGCCTGCTCAAGAACGCCGGCTTCGACGTGACCGCGGTCAAGATCGACCCGTACCTCAACGTCGACGCCGGGACGATGAACCCCTACCAGCACGGGGAGGTGTACGTCCTCAAGGACGGCGGCGAGGTCGACCTCGACCTCGGGAACTACGAACGGTTCCTCGGGGTCGACATGACCTCCGACCACAACGTCACCACCGGGAAGGTCTACCAGAACGTCATCGAGAGCGAACGCGCCGGCGACTACCTCGGGGAGACCGTCCAGGTCATCCCCCACGTCACCGACGACATCAAGCGGCGCATCCGCGAGGCCGCCGAGGGCAGCGACGTCTGCCTGATCGAGATCGGCGGCACCGTCGGCGACATCGAGGGGATGCCCTACCTCGAAGCGCTTCGGCAGTTCGCCCACGAGGAGGACGAGGAGGACCTCCTCTTCGCTCACGTCACGCTCGTCCCCTACTCGAAGAACGGCGAGCAGAAGACCAAGCCGACCCAGCACTCCGTGAAGGAACTACGTTCGATCGGCCTCCAGCCGGACATCCTCGTCGGGCGCTCGGAGAACGAACTCGACGCCCACACGAAGGAGAAGATCGCGCTGTTCTGTGACGTGCCGACCGAGGCCGTCTTCTCGAACTCCGACGTGGAGGACATCTACCACGTCCCGCTGATGGTCGAGGAGGAGGGCCTCGACGAGTACGTGATGGAGCGCTTGAACCTCACCGAGGAGGCGCTCCCGCCCGAGGAACGCTCGACGGAGTGGCGCGACCTCGTCACCCGCGAGCGAACCGAGACCGTCGACGTGGCGCTGGTCGGGAAGTACGACCTCGAGGACGCCTACATGTCCGTCCACGAGGCGCTGAAACACGCCGGTATCGAGCGTAGCGCCGAGGTCGACGTCACGTGGGTCGACGCCGACGAGATGGCCGACCGCCACACCGAGCGACTGGAGGACGCCGACGCCATCGTCGTCCCCGGCGGCTTCGGCTCCCGGGGCACCGAGGGGAAGATCGAGGCGATCCGCTACGCCCGCGAGAACGACGTCCCGTTCCTCGGGCTCTGTCTGGGCTTCCAAATGGCCGTCGTCGAACACGCCCGGAACGTCCTCGGGCTCGAGGGCGCCCACAGCGCCGAACTCGACCCCGACACGCCCCACCCCGTCATCGACCTGCTGCCCGAGCAGTACGAGGAGGAGGACATGGGCGGCACGATGCGGCTGGGCTCCCACGACACCGATATCGACGAGGGCACCCTCGCCGCGGCGGTGTACGGCGCCACGTCCTGTACCGAGCGTCACCGCCACCGCTACGAGGTCAACCCCGAGTATATCCCGGATCTCGAAGCCGACGGGCTGACGTTCTCGGGGCACGCCGGTAACCGTATGGAGATCGTCGAACGTGCCGACCACCCGTTCTTCCTCGGCACCCAGTTCCACCCGGAGTTCCGCTCGCGTCCCGACCGCGCCAGTCCGCCGTTCGTCGGCCTGATCGACGCCGTACTCGACGAGCGTAACGACGAGACCGAACAGGAGGTGAGTGCCTGA
- a CDS encoding cupin domain-containing protein, whose translation MDQLPDVTPDAGEIETRELAVDDAALVKAFFLGPGAELDSHDHPESLNVFHVLRGTVTVIQDGEEAAIDAPGVVVNERGVAHGARNETDETVVFTATLAPLP comes from the coding sequence ATGGACCAACTACCCGACGTGACCCCCGACGCGGGAGAGATCGAGACCCGCGAACTGGCCGTCGACGACGCCGCCCTCGTGAAAGCGTTCTTCCTCGGCCCGGGCGCCGAACTCGACAGCCACGACCACCCCGAGAGCCTGAACGTGTTCCACGTCCTCCGGGGCACCGTCACGGTGATTCAGGACGGCGAAGAGGCGGCCATCGACGCTCCCGGCGTCGTCGTCAACGAACGCGGCGTCGCCCACGGCGCTCGCAACGAGACCGACGAGACGGTCGTGTTCACGGCGACGCTCGCGCCGCTCCCCTGA
- a CDS encoding PHP domain-containing protein: MVRYDYHTHSNYSDGYFIPAMVRAAEAAGLDGVGFADHCNVTAEGEARRRLDGLGFALDETYHRRREGIEWARTETDIEVFDAVEMDYVPGHEDDIAAFLEEARFDYALGSVHSVEGSDVQWSENFVDLDEAARREVVDGYYDILATLAETELFDIAAHADLVERTPELRGYSTVDHYEQAAAAFADSATVPEINAGRVLDDYGEFHPAPDLLDTFRDYGVEFVVGSDSHRPEEIGGRIDALETHLDDLGIEPATIEF, from the coding sequence ATGGTCCGGTACGACTACCACACCCACTCGAACTACTCGGACGGCTACTTCATCCCCGCGATGGTCCGGGCGGCGGAGGCGGCCGGCCTCGACGGCGTCGGCTTCGCGGACCACTGCAACGTCACCGCCGAGGGTGAGGCGCGGCGGCGCCTCGACGGTCTCGGGTTCGCGCTCGACGAGACCTACCACCGGCGCCGTGAGGGGATCGAGTGGGCCCGAACCGAGACGGACATCGAGGTATTCGACGCCGTGGAGATGGACTACGTCCCGGGCCACGAGGACGACATCGCGGCGTTCCTCGAGGAGGCGCGGTTCGACTACGCCCTCGGCAGCGTCCACTCGGTCGAGGGTTCGGACGTACAGTGGTCCGAGAACTTCGTCGACCTGGACGAGGCGGCGCGCCGCGAGGTCGTCGACGGCTACTACGACATCCTCGCGACGCTGGCCGAGACGGAACTGTTCGACATCGCCGCCCACGCTGACCTCGTGGAGCGAACGCCCGAACTCCGGGGGTACTCGACGGTCGACCACTACGAGCAGGCCGCCGCGGCGTTCGCCGACTCCGCGACGGTGCCGGAGATCAACGCCGGGCGCGTACTCGACGACTACGGCGAGTTCCACCCCGCGCCGGACCTCCTCGATACGTTCCGCGACTACGGCGTCGAGTTCGTGGTCGGCAGCGACTCCCACCGTCCCGAGGAGATCGGCGGCCGGATCGACGCGCTGGAGACCCACCTCGACGACCTCGGCATCGAGCCGGCGACGATCGAGTTCTGA
- a CDS encoding DUF7126 family protein, producing MKAIVAGADPEGIGEELEAQGVEVARVDSPVFADALGEAGIEDADLFVLTDLDEGISVTLAKEANEDVRAVCYGSGDLPESVGGVVDLVVDPSLLDAETVAEELVADA from the coding sequence ATGAAGGCCATCGTCGCCGGCGCCGACCCGGAAGGGATCGGCGAGGAACTCGAAGCGCAGGGCGTCGAAGTGGCTCGCGTCGACAGCCCCGTCTTCGCCGACGCCCTCGGCGAGGCCGGGATCGAGGACGCGGACCTGTTCGTCCTGACGGATCTGGACGAGGGCATCTCGGTCACGCTCGCGAAGGAAGCGAACGAGGACGTACGGGCGGTCTGCTACGGCTCCGGCGACCTCCCGGAGTCCGTCGGCGGCGTCGTCGACCTCGTCGTCGACCCGTCGCTGCTCGACGCCGAGACCGTCGCCGAAGAGCTGGTCGCCGACGCGTAG
- the guaA gene encoding glutamine-hydrolyzing GMP synthase, giving the protein MVDAPAFVDEKVEEIREQVGDGKAVIALSGGVDSSVAAALAYEAIGDRLIPVYVDTGLMRKGETESIRETFSFMHSLTVVDAEDRFLAELAGVTDPEEKRHVIGEQFIREFEREATEADADYLVQGTIYPDRIESEGNIKSHHNVGGLPEVVDFEGIVEPVRDLYKDEVREVARELDLEEVIAERMPFPGPGLAVRIVGEVTKEKVEVARDACHVVEEETAEHEPWQAFGAVLGKATGVKGDNRVHGWVVAVRSVESRDGMTARAQELDWDTLQRIQSRITGMNENVARVVYDVTHKPPATIEYE; this is encoded by the coding sequence ATGGTCGACGCCCCCGCGTTCGTCGACGAGAAGGTCGAGGAGATCCGTGAACAGGTCGGCGACGGCAAGGCCGTCATCGCCCTCTCGGGCGGCGTCGACTCCTCGGTCGCGGCCGCGCTGGCTTACGAGGCCATCGGCGACCGCCTCATCCCCGTCTACGTCGACACCGGTCTGATGCGGAAAGGCGAGACCGAGAGCATCCGCGAGACGTTCTCGTTCATGCACTCGCTCACCGTCGTCGACGCCGAGGACCGCTTCCTCGCCGAACTCGCCGGCGTCACCGATCCCGAGGAGAAGCGTCACGTGATCGGCGAGCAGTTCATCCGCGAGTTCGAGCGCGAGGCCACCGAGGCCGACGCCGACTACCTCGTGCAGGGGACCATCTATCCCGACCGCATCGAGAGCGAGGGGAACATCAAGTCCCACCACAACGTCGGCGGGCTCCCCGAAGTCGTCGACTTCGAGGGCATCGTCGAACCGGTGCGTGACCTCTACAAGGACGAGGTCCGCGAGGTCGCCCGCGAACTCGATCTCGAGGAAGTGATCGCCGAGCGGATGCCGTTCCCCGGCCCCGGACTCGCCGTCCGCATCGTCGGCGAAGTCACGAAGGAGAAGGTCGAGGTCGCCCGCGACGCCTGTCACGTCGTCGAGGAGGAGACCGCAGAACACGAGCCCTGGCAGGCTTTCGGCGCCGTGCTCGGTAAGGCCACGGGCGTGAAAGGCGACAACCGCGTCCACGGCTGGGTCGTCGCCGTCCGCTCGGTGGAGAGCCGGGACGGGATGACCGCCCGCGCCCAGGAACTGGACTGGGACACGCTCCAGCGCATCCAGAGCCGGATCACCGGGATGAACGAGAACGTCGCCCGCGTCGTCTACGACGTGACCCACAAACCGCCGGCGACCATCGAGTACGAATGA
- a CDS encoding S9 family peptidase: protein MSSETSGKRRFTPEELARLPEFHHPRVAPGGERIAFYYDGTGRNELYVQRVDGDRTRISDGEVPRAARWPIEWDADGERVFFHLDDGGDEQNDVWAIDLDGDAEPVIETPGQAVLNDVADDGRLLYGSDEGEQMNLYLFDPESGETEQLTENDEPVRGGAFSPDGGRISYATNETAAMENRDAYVMDLGSGESRRLEIGETGSQTAAVDWHPDGERLLVRDDTEDFTNAGVYDLGDDSVSWLSDGSAEESPQAFGPDGETAYVLRSERAGRTPVRYDLTTGDAAMLDLADGVASLAGGEHYLADGRAVFTQTTPASRSTLLAYDDGATETLIEPDYGDIDPDAFADAEYVTYDSEDGTEIGALLYDARDRPAGDADEETPGVVKVHGGPHGQSMQSFDLYAQFLVSEGYSVLLPNYRGSIGRGREFQQAILGDWGGAEQADIAAGGRWLGDREFVDEDRLGVFGGSYGGYSAYCQLTMYPEIWATGVAWIGITDLQLLYEESMPHFKATLEQQLGDPEENEDLWRERSPITHVGSMEAPVFVVHGVNDPRCPISQARTFRDALLERGWEEGPDGDFEYEELEEEGHGSSDAEQKVRAFGLIGEFLERRL from the coding sequence ATGAGTAGCGAGACCAGCGGCAAGAGACGGTTCACCCCCGAGGAACTGGCCCGACTCCCGGAGTTCCACCACCCGCGCGTGGCGCCCGGCGGCGAGCGGATCGCGTTCTACTACGACGGCACCGGCCGGAACGAACTGTACGTCCAAAGGGTCGACGGCGACCGTACCCGGATCAGCGACGGCGAGGTCCCGCGCGCGGCCCGCTGGCCGATCGAGTGGGACGCCGACGGCGAACGGGTGTTTTTCCACCTCGACGACGGCGGCGACGAGCAGAACGACGTGTGGGCCATCGACCTCGACGGCGACGCCGAACCGGTTATCGAGACGCCCGGCCAGGCCGTGCTCAACGACGTGGCCGACGACGGCCGCCTGCTCTACGGCAGCGACGAGGGCGAGCAGATGAACCTCTACCTGTTCGACCCCGAGAGCGGGGAGACCGAACAGCTGACCGAGAACGACGAGCCGGTCCGCGGCGGCGCGTTCTCACCCGACGGCGGCCGGATCAGCTACGCCACCAACGAGACGGCGGCGATGGAGAACCGCGACGCCTACGTGATGGACCTCGGCTCGGGCGAGTCCCGACGGCTCGAGATCGGCGAGACGGGGTCCCAGACCGCCGCGGTCGACTGGCACCCCGACGGCGAGCGCCTCCTCGTGCGCGACGACACGGAGGACTTCACCAACGCCGGCGTCTACGACCTCGGCGACGACTCGGTGTCGTGGCTGAGCGACGGCAGCGCCGAGGAGAGTCCCCAAGCGTTCGGTCCCGACGGGGAGACGGCGTACGTCCTGCGCTCGGAGCGGGCGGGCCGGACCCCCGTTCGCTACGACCTCACGACCGGCGACGCGGCGATGCTCGACCTCGCGGACGGCGTCGCCTCGTTGGCGGGTGGCGAGCACTACCTCGCTGACGGCCGCGCGGTGTTCACGCAGACGACGCCCGCCTCGCGCTCGACGCTGCTGGCCTACGACGACGGCGCGACGGAGACCCTGATCGAACCCGACTACGGCGATATCGACCCCGACGCGTTCGCCGACGCCGAGTACGTCACCTACGACTCCGAGGACGGCACGGAGATCGGCGCACTGCTGTACGACGCGCGGGACCGGCCCGCGGGCGACGCCGACGAGGAGACCCCGGGTGTGGTGAAGGTCCACGGCGGTCCCCACGGCCAGTCGATGCAGTCTTTCGACCTCTACGCGCAGTTCCTCGTCAGCGAGGGCTACTCGGTGTTGCTGCCGAACTACCGTGGCTCGATCGGCCGCGGTCGGGAGTTCCAGCAGGCGATCCTCGGCGACTGGGGCGGCGCCGAACAGGCGGACATCGCCGCCGGCGGGCGCTGGCTCGGCGATCGGGAGTTCGTCGACGAGGACCGACTCGGCGTGTTCGGCGGCTCCTACGGCGGCTACTCGGCGTACTGCCAACTCACGATGTACCCCGAGATATGGGCGACCGGCGTCGCGTGGATCGGGATCACCGACCTGCAACTGCTGTACGAGGAGTCGATGCCGCACTTCAAGGCGACGCTGGAGCAGCAACTCGGCGACCCCGAGGAGAACGAAGACCTCTGGCGAGAGCGCTCGCCGATCACCCACGTCGGGAGCATGGAGGCGCCGGTGTTCGTCGTCCACGGCGTCAACGACCCGCGCTGCCCGATCTCGCAGGCTCGGACGTTCCGGGACGCGCTGCTGGAACGGGGCTGGGAGGAAGGGCCCGATGGCGACTTCGAGTACGAGGAACTGGAGGAGGAAGGTCACGGTAGCTCCGACGCCGAGCAGAAAGTGCGGGCGTTCGGGCTGATCGGGGAGTTCCTCGAACGGCGGCTCTGA
- a CDS encoding VanZ family protein, which translates to MRSRRWLPVAVALAILGASLVPGSASGAAGGAVGPVGVDKLLHAGGYAVLAFATLFALQARSLRTALLVVLLVTAFGGAVELLQSPVPGRHLSALDLVADAVGAALGTGSWWLFGRDASTPPDGGDQH; encoded by the coding sequence GTGCGCTCGCGCCGCTGGCTACCCGTCGCCGTCGCCCTCGCGATCCTCGGCGCCTCGCTCGTCCCGGGGAGCGCCAGCGGCGCGGCTGGCGGCGCCGTCGGCCCGGTCGGCGTCGACAAACTCCTCCACGCCGGCGGCTACGCAGTTCTCGCGTTCGCCACCCTGTTCGCGCTTCAGGCCCGATCACTCCGGACTGCCCTCCTCGTCGTCCTCCTCGTCACCGCCTTCGGCGGCGCCGTCGAACTCCTCCAGTCGCCCGTCCCCGGCCGGCACCTCTCCGCACTCGACCTCGTCGCCGACGCGGTCGGCGCCGCGCTCGGGACGGGCTCCTGGTGGCTGTTCGGCCGGGACGCCTCGACCCCGCCCGACGGCGGCGATCAGCACTGA
- a CDS encoding NAD-binding protein, producing the protein MSHNDSQPTDVSNTNASAADHYVLGDGELGVSIARRLRASGHAVVIIDETVDPPDVPTVAASPTDFGALREAGVADAAVVVVATPSDRRNLLLAQSIRVRFEEPRLVVLVNTPDRVDLFADAGHDVVCATDAVSTAVAERV; encoded by the coding sequence ATGAGTCACAACGATAGCCAACCGACCGACGTATCGAACACGAACGCATCCGCGGCCGACCACTACGTGCTGGGAGACGGGGAGCTCGGGGTGTCCATCGCCCGACGCCTCCGGGCTTCCGGCCACGCCGTCGTCATCATCGACGAGACCGTCGACCCCCCCGACGTACCGACCGTCGCCGCCTCGCCGACGGACTTCGGGGCGCTCCGTGAGGCGGGCGTCGCCGACGCGGCGGTCGTGGTCGTCGCCACCCCCTCCGACCGGCGGAACCTCCTGCTGGCCCAGTCGATCCGGGTCCGGTTCGAGGAGCCGCGACTCGTCGTCCTGGTCAACACGCCCGACCGGGTCGACCTCTTCGCCGACGCGGGCCACGACGTGGTCTGTGCGACCGACGCCGTCTCGACCGCGGTGGCCGAGCGCGTATGA